One genomic segment of Streptomyces sp. TLI_146 includes these proteins:
- a CDS encoding universal stress protein → MARSVIAGIDGSSESRAAAVWAAGEAERRGLALTLVHAWQAWQPVVGYAPLGAAAVLWEGPDGPDGEERRARRMLDEVFEQLRDHCPGVEITAELIPGQAVDVLLAAAAEGEVLVLGSRAPSALTGFLTGSVSMAVLARAARPVVLVRPKRPDDAVEPAGAEEGSGDVVLGLDFSHPCDTLIDYAVEAAAARGAALRVVHTWTPPPVFGYDPAAVDPRHIVDLGAAEAHALDDVLEPWRAKFPSVGIETRCVADRPAERLVEAAEDAALLVVGRRIRSGITHIGPVTHGVLHHARTPVAVVAHR, encoded by the coding sequence ATGGCACGTTCGGTCATCGCCGGGATCGACGGCTCGTCCGAGTCGAGAGCCGCTGCCGTGTGGGCGGCGGGCGAGGCTGAGCGGCGCGGGCTCGCGCTGACGCTGGTACATGCCTGGCAGGCGTGGCAGCCAGTCGTCGGGTACGCGCCGCTCGGCGCCGCAGCAGTGCTGTGGGAGGGGCCGGACGGGCCGGACGGCGAGGAACGCCGGGCCCGACGCATGCTGGACGAGGTGTTCGAGCAACTGCGCGACCACTGCCCGGGCGTGGAGATCACCGCGGAGCTCATTCCCGGCCAGGCGGTCGATGTCCTGCTGGCGGCCGCCGCAGAAGGCGAGGTGCTGGTCCTGGGGTCACGGGCGCCGAGCGCGCTGACGGGTTTCCTGACGGGCTCCGTCTCGATGGCCGTCCTCGCCCGTGCAGCGCGTCCGGTCGTCCTCGTCCGGCCGAAGCGGCCGGACGATGCCGTCGAGCCGGCCGGGGCGGAGGAGGGGTCCGGCGACGTGGTGCTCGGACTCGACTTCTCCCATCCCTGTGACACATTGATCGACTACGCCGTCGAAGCCGCCGCGGCACGCGGTGCTGCCCTGAGGGTCGTCCACACGTGGACGCCGCCGCCCGTCTTCGGGTACGACCCCGCCGCGGTCGACCCCCGGCACATCGTCGATCTGGGCGCCGCGGAGGCGCATGCGCTGGATGACGTACTGGAGCCGTGGCGGGCCAAGTTCCCCTCGGTGGGCATCGAGACGCGGTGTGTCGCGGACCGGCCCGCCGAACGCCTTGTCGAGGCGGCCGAGGACGCCGCGCTGCTCGTGGTCGGGCGGCGCATCCGCAGCGGAATCACCCATATCGGCCCGGTGACGCACGGGGTCCTGCACCACGCACGCACTCCCGTCGCGGTGGTCGCAC
- a CDS encoding CBS domain-containing protein → MKHAKVGSVMTSDVVSARPGTPFKEVARLLAEHRISGLPVVDDDDKVLGVLSETDLMAHQAEAEDPYEPPRRLHAPALGHAARSRRAKARARTAGELMSSPAVTVRADDTIAGAARVMAQHRVERLPVLDTEDRLVGIVTRRSLLQVFLRADEEIRAEVIRDVLVGTLWLEHGAVDITVEDGVVTLTGQLERRSEVPVAVRVTGMVDGVVDVVDKLGYRTDDSHLHPDEPAMRGIADDWMRKL, encoded by the coding sequence ATGAAACACGCCAAGGTCGGCTCGGTGATGACCAGTGACGTGGTGAGCGCCCGGCCCGGCACCCCGTTCAAGGAGGTTGCCCGACTCCTGGCAGAGCACCGCATCAGCGGGCTTCCGGTCGTGGACGACGACGACAAGGTCCTCGGGGTGCTCTCGGAAACGGACTTGATGGCCCATCAGGCCGAAGCCGAGGATCCCTACGAGCCGCCGCGCCGCCTGCACGCACCCGCGCTGGGACACGCGGCACGCTCGCGGCGCGCCAAGGCACGCGCCCGGACCGCGGGCGAGCTGATGTCCTCCCCCGCCGTCACGGTCCGCGCCGACGACACCATCGCCGGGGCCGCCCGCGTCATGGCCCAGCACCGCGTCGAACGCCTGCCGGTACTGGACACCGAGGACCGGCTGGTCGGCATCGTGACCCGCCGCAGCCTCCTCCAGGTGTTCCTGCGCGCGGACGAGGAGATCCGCGCCGAGGTGATCCGGGACGTACTGGTCGGAACGCTGTGGCTGGAGCACGGTGCGGTCGACATCACGGTCGAGGACGGCGTGGTGACCCTCACCGGACAGCTGGAGCGGCGCAGCGAAGTACCCGTGGCCGTGCGGGTGACAGGCATGGTCGACGGCGTGGTCGACGTGGTCGACAAGCTGGGATACCGGACCGACGACTCCCATCTGCATCCCGACGAGCCTGCCATGCGCGGCATCGCCGACGACTGGATGCGCAAGCTGTGA